A segment of the Strix uralensis isolate ZFMK-TIS-50842 chromosome 12, bStrUra1, whole genome shotgun sequence genome:
CTGGGGAGGTGACATCCACAGGGGTGGGGTGTGACCCAAGGCCACCCCGGGGACTGCCACTGGGCCACCCAACAGCCTGACATGCGGGTGCCACcgagctgggctgtggggctggggtgtgGCCGTCACCGCAGTCCCCATCCAGGCAGCCGCTCCCCCGTCCCCCGTCCCCGCCACGCTGAACCCTCGTGCCCCTGCGGCGCTGCCCGCTGCCGGTGCTCCCGCACGCAGCCCGCGCCGCCCCGATCAACCCGCGTATTTATAGATCCTGATTCATCTCCTAGAAAGCAGGATAATAGACGTCGCCATAGAAACCCAGCGCCTGACGAGGCTGCGGTGACAGTCGGCCCCATGGCGCGGGCAGGGGTCTGCCCTGGCACCCCAGTCCGTGGGAATCCCATCAGCGGGTGCAGCTGGGATGGGGAACTgtggcagggcgggcagggcgggcagggtgCCGGTGCCACTGAGCCGTGGTGCCAAAGTCCCCAGGGAGGGTCTCGCCACTTGTCCCCGGCTCAGCCAGGCGCTGGTGAGGGATCAGCCGTGCTGATTTGTTGAGTGCTGGTTAATTAAGCCAGAGGTTAATTATTGATGGTGCCTGAGCTTCCCGAGCGGCTTGGTGTGGTGCGACAGGACAGGGGGTGcggagctggggggtgctgcctgcctggggcacctcagggtgctgcggggggggggtgggaacaAGCTTCTGGGGCATTGGGGTGCActggggcaggatgggcagcATCAGGGTGCAGGGGGCATTGGGGGGGTACACTGGGACAGGATGGGAAGTACTGGGGTGCAGGGGGCATCTGGAGGGTGCACTGGGGCaggacagggtgctgggggcatcATGAGGGGTGcactggggcaggatggggggtaTTGAGGTGCAGTGGTGTTGGTGTGTGCACTGGGACAGGATGGGGGTACTGGGGTGCAGGGGGCATTGGGGCGTGCACTGGAACAGGGTTGGGGGGGCATTAGGATTCTGGGGGCATCATGAGGGGTGCAGTGGGACAGGATGTGGGGGCATTGAGGTAcagggggcagctggggggtgcactggggcaggatgggggggcaTCGGGGATCTGGAGTGGGTTGCAGAGGATGTACTGGGGCAGGGGGACCCCAGGGTGGGGGCGACCCAGGGTTGGGGggggccccaggggtggggggtgccctGGGAGGACATGTGGGTGCCCCATGTGCCGCTGAAGGAGCCAGCTCCATGCCACGGGCTCCGCCAGCAAACACTGGCACCGTTGAGCCATGCCGTGACCCCACCGCGGGGTCTGGCACTCCCCACCCCGTATGGCCCCCTGCGCCGCCCACCCGGCCATCACCCCCCACCTCAGATAtggtccccagggaggggggacGACACACGGGTCCCCACCCCAACGCGGCCCCCGATAACGCCGGGTGCTTCCCGATAACGCCGGCACGCTGTGGGAACGTGCTGCCTGGCTGgaaacagcaataaatatttatttccgCAGGGCGGAAGGGGGGTGTCACGGCCACTCGCCCTTCGCCCCAGAGGAAGGAAGGCCACGGGGATGGCTGGAAGTGTCCCCGAGGGGGGGGTCATGCAGCCGGTGGCCCCCCCCTGGGCCCCTCAAGCCATGGGCCAGCGCGCGGGCAGCTCCGAGTCGCCCATCTCCTCCTGGTAGCGGCGGTTGAAGAGGGCGTTTTGCAGGGGGGAGAAGTGGTCACGCCAGTCCCCCACCACGCCTGCGGGAcggaggggacagggggaggcTGCAGCCGGGGCCGGTGCCCCCCCGTTgcatcccacacacacacagacacccccgtcccccccctTTTCACCTTTCCTCATGAAGCAGCCCTGGCTGTGGTCCATGATCTCGGGGGGGATGAGGGAGTAGTTGGCCATGGCGTTGTCGCGCATGGCGGCGAAGCTGCAGTGCTGCTCCAGAGCTCCCAGCGTCTCTGGTCCCAGCGGGCAGCCCAGGAAGGTGCTGAGCCGCTGCGCCGTGCCGCGCAGATCCTGtggtggggcagggtgggggggacatgaTGGTCAGCCCTGGGGCAGCcagtggggatggggacggggccACACGGGGGCTCACCTGGTGCAGCTCCTCGTAGGTGACGTAGATGATATCCAGGAGCTGCCGCTGGCCCAGCCAACCCTTGACGTGGTCAAACCAGGAGCCGTAATGCACTGGGGGGAGGCGGGAGGTGATGGGGGGGGCCCCCATGGCTGAgtcccagcaccctggggacccccccactaGCCCTTACCAGTGCCCTCAAGGAACCACGTGAGGAAGGTGTCGAAGGAGCCGGGGTCGGGCAGGAACTTGGCCAGGCGGTGGAAGTGGTAGAAGGAGACGGCGACGTCTTTGGGGTTCCTGGCCACGTAGATCACCTGGAGAGGGGGGACCAGCGTCAGCGCccacagctgggagaggggatTCCACTCAGAAAGCCCTCGGCAATCCCCCCGGCTGCGGGAAGCCCCGTGGACACGGGATGTCCCTGCGGGGACCCCCCCAGACCATCCCGgcatttccccccaccccggcttCACCTTGGCCTTGCTCTGCTGCAGGGCGGGGGCCAGGACGCGGGCGGGCAGGTGGGTTGTGATGaggcagggggcagccacagccgGCAGCGCGTCCCTGAAGTAGATCTGCTCCAGCCAGGGCGCCCGCTCCCAGTTAGGGATGGTCTTGGCCGGCACCGCATCCCCGCGGCTGAACAGCAGCGTCAGGATCTCCTGCATCCAGGTGGTGCCTGGGGAGGCGGCCGtcagcacggcacggcacggcacggcatggcacgggCAGCCGCTGGGCTGGCGGTGCCGTGtgggacccccagagccccccaccaGTCGCACCAgtttggggctggggcagggaatGGGTGGGGGGGCGGCAGAGCAGGGGTTTTGGGGAGGTGGGAGCTGATGGCTGGGGGGTCCCCTGCGCTGCGCCGGTGGCTGCTGGGATATGGGGGCCGGGGGGCCCCACCCAGGGAGGGGCTGACCCCCCCCAAGCCCGGCCACCTCGCAGCCACACAGGCAGCTCATGGTGCTGCCGGCAAGAGCCTGCCTGTGctcccccccctgcccagcctgggggtccccaacccggatccctgtcccccatcccttcccgctgccccccagcccctctcccagctcGCCAGCCCTCACCCGATTTGGGGTAGGTGGCGATGAGCACGTCGGTGGGACGGAAGGGGAAGGTGGCGGCGAAGCCGAGGGACTCCTGGGTGTGGAGGTGGCCGGGCAGGGAGATGCCGGCGAAGGTCTCGGTCACCTCCATCCGCTCCATGGCCCGGCCGCTGCAGGGGACGCGCCCGGGAGTGGCCTTAAATAGCTGCAGAAGAGGAAGCCGTCCTGGCGGGCGGGAGGCAGGGCCCCCCCGGCACATTCCTGCCGGGGGGCCGGGGATCCAACCGCGCTGGGGCCATCGCTGGGATAACGCTGCCGGCGGGGCCGGAGGGCTGCGGGATGCCCCCGGGATGGGGACACCCCCGGGATGGGACGGGGGTCCCGCACGACCAGACACACGGTCACAGCCGGGAGAGCCggtggggggggtcagggcaccCCACTTGCCCAGCAGCGAGGAGAGTGCTGGGGACCCTTGCTGGCCACAGCAGCCCACAGTGACCCTGAGGGTGCCAGCCCCACGCCGTGCCCCACGGCCATGCCGGACGAGGAAAAGATTCCCGTCCCGGCGCACCCCGCGACGAGGAGCGGGGGTTTCCGGCTCCACGTGGCTCCATGCCATTCCCAGCAGCCCCGCGGTGCCTCTTGCCGCGCGTGACACCGCAGCCACCCctggccaccaccagcccccTCGTGGGAGCCAACCGGGACCTCCCCACTGCAGGCGCTGGGCCGCAGCACCGAcgggtgcctcagtttccccccctGACGACGCTGCAGCAGGaccgtggggtggggggagcccagTACATCACCAGCAGCCCCACACCAGGGCTGTGTCACCCCcccagctgctgccccccccggTCCCTCCACGTCGGGACAGGCTCAGCACTGAGCCGCAGGGCGTGCCGGCACTCGGCCGCTCCCCGGCGCCCGACGCCATGTCAGGGGGTGGCTCTGGGGTGGCCGGAGCCCATCCCAGCCCCGCCGCCAGCACGCAAGCCAGAAAACATATTTCACAGCCATTGCAGACAGCAGCTGCCCGAGTGTTCCGGGGCCAGGGTGAGCGAGGGATGGGGTGCCAGGCCCTTACCGTTGGAAATGGGGGTGCCGGCAgtgccagcacccagccaggggTGCCAGTGGGTGCCAAcgctgggctgggggtgccagcactgggctgggggtgccgaCGGATGCCGGCGCTGGGGAGGCCGAGTCAGGGATGGGACTGGCAATTTCCCAGCCCAAAAAATCTGGGCTGCATTAGAGGGGCCGGGAGCGTCACTGCTACGCGGAGAGGCCCTGGCACGGCCCTGCCAtcccggggccgggctggggggaggctgcagccccGGTGCCCGCTGTGCCCGggcgctgccagggctggggcacagggcACGCAGGGTGGGGTTACGGCT
Coding sequences within it:
- the LOC141948585 gene encoding sulfotransferase 2B1-like, with protein sequence MERMEVTETFAGISLPGHLHTQESLGFAATFPFRPTDVLIATYPKSGTTWMQEILTLLFSRGDAVPAKTIPNWERAPWLEQIYFRDALPAVAAPCLITTHLPARVLAPALQQSKAKVIYVARNPKDVAVSFYHFHRLAKFLPDPGSFDTFLTWFLEGTVHYGSWFDHVKGWLGQRQLLDIIYVTYEELHQDLRGTAQRLSTFLGCPLGPETLGALEQHCSFAAMRDNAMANYSLIPPEIMDHSQGCFMRKGVVGDWRDHFSPLQNALFNRRYQEEMGDSELPARWPMA